A portion of the Colius striatus isolate bColStr4 chromosome 1, bColStr4.1.hap1, whole genome shotgun sequence genome contains these proteins:
- the DYRK4 gene encoding dual specificity tyrosine-phosphorylation-regulated kinase 4, translating into MTASEALKNFRNQLTVYEQKEIFNYTELWFLGLEAKKIEGLPETQNNNCYDDEHGSYLKVLHDHIAYRYEVLEVIGKGSFGQVAKCLDHKTNELVALKIIRNKKRFHSQALVEVKILDALLKKDKDDTHNIVHMKEYFYFRNHFCISFELLGINLYELIKKNNFQGFSLSLIRHFTQCVLRCLKVLYQERIIHCDLKPENILLYHNGQGSVKVIDFGSSCYEHQRVYTYVQSRFYRSPEVILGHPYAMAVDMWSLGCIIAELYTGYPLFPGENEVDQLACIMEVLGLPPADFIQAATRKRTFFDSKGFPKSITNSKGKKRCPDSKDLSTVLKTHDAGFLDFLKGCLMWEPDLRMTPDEAMKHAWIQEPKIYKAKQKTQTSRNLNDASFSTLDKKIENIQNIWKDMDDEVKSELAERLTPTVPSTGSTENDGQNTRKHVIPQKRLETQMEKPVKSDHAEHSG; encoded by the exons ATGACAGCTTCAG AAGCCTTGAAAAATTTTAGAAACCAGTTAACAGTCTATGAGCAAAAAGAAATTTTCAATTATACAGAGCTATGGTTTCTTGGGCTGGAAGCTAAAAAGATTGAAGGTTTGCCTGAAACCCAGAATAATAATTGTTACGATGATGAGCATGGTTCCTACTTAAAG gtTTTACATGACCATATTGCGTACCGATACGAAGTGTTGGAGGTCATTGGGAAAGGGTCATTTGGACAAGTGGCTAAATGCTTGGATCATAAAACCAATGAACTAGTGGCACTCAAAATAATAAGGAATAAGAAAAG GTTTCACAGTCAGGCTTTGGTAGAAGTGAAGATCCTCGATGCTCTCTTGAAGAAGGACAAAGATGATACTCACAATATCGTCCACATGAAGGAATACTTCTACTTCCGCAATCACTTCTGTATTTCCTTTGAGCTGCTGGG GATAAATTTGTATGAgttaataaaaaagaacaatttcCAAGGTTTCAGTTTGTCTTTAATTCGACATTTCACCCAGTGTGTGCTCAGATGTTTAAAAGTGCTCTACCAGGAAAGAATAATTCACTGTGATCTGAAGCCT gaGAACATATTGTTATACCACAATGGCCAAGGTTCAGTTAAAGTTATTGATTTTGGATCAAGCTGCTATGAACACCAAAGAG TGTACACCTATGTTCAGAGCCGGTTTTATCGCTCACCTGAAGTGATTCTTGGTCATCCTTATGCTATGGCTGTTGATATGTGGAGTTTAGGCTGTATCATAGCTGAGCTTTACACAGGCTACCCACTGTTTCCAGGGGAAAATGAAGTTGACCAACTTGCCTGCATCATGGAG GTATTGGGTCTTCCACCAGCTGACTTTATCCAAGCTGCAACAAGGAAGCGAACATTCTTTG attcCAAAGGTTTTCCTAAATCCATAACTAacagcaagggaaaaaagagatgcccagACTCCAAGGATCTAAGCACAGTGTTGAAAACCCATGATGCTGGTTTCTTGGACTTTCTGAAAGGATGTCTAAT GTGGGAACCTGACCTGCGCATGACTCCGGATGAAGCAATGAAGCATGCATGGATCCAGGAACCAAAAAtatacaaagcaaaacagaaaacacagacttCAAGAAATCTGAATGATGCCTCTTTCTCTACACTAGATAAGAAAATAGAGAATATTC aaaatatttggaaagaTATGGATGATGAAGTGAAAAGTGAACTGGCCGAAAGACTGACTCCCACTGTGCCCTCCACAGGCTCGACAGAAAATGATGGGCAGAACACAAGGAAACATGTTATTCCACAGAAACGTTTGGAAACCCAAATGGAAAAGCCTGTAAAAAGTGATCATGCAGAACACAGTGGTTAA